One segment of Clostridium ljungdahlii DSM 13528 DNA contains the following:
- a CDS encoding helix-turn-helix domain-containing protein: MNLNNIIASNLKKLRSDKKLSLSNLSELSGVSKVMIGQIERGQSNPTINTIWKLANGLKVPYTVLIDEPKSKTTLVKKENTINQCSEDGKYRVYCHFSTQNERNFELFRVELDTESSYTSNSHGEDEYEYILVFDGELTLETDNKTYVLSPGDSISFDASKTHTYINNSNEMIKMTILNYYPMNLKYYLP; this comes from the coding sequence ATGAATTTAAATAATATAATTGCTTCAAATCTCAAGAAACTCAGAAGTGATAAAAAGCTCAGCTTAAGCAATCTTTCTGAACTCTCAGGTGTTAGCAAGGTTATGATAGGACAAATAGAAAGAGGTCAATCAAACCCAACTATAAATACAATATGGAAACTGGCAAATGGGCTTAAAGTTCCCTATACAGTACTTATAGACGAGCCTAAAAGTAAAACTACTTTAGTAAAAAAAGAAAACACTATAAATCAATGCAGTGAAGATGGAAAGTACAGAGTTTACTGCCACTTTTCTACTCAAAATGAAAGAAATTTTGAATTGTTTAGAGTTGAATTAGATACAGAAAGTTCCTATACTTCAAATTCTCACGGTGAGGATGAGTATGAGTACATTCTGGTTTTTGATGGAGAGCTTACTCTTGAAACAGATAATAAGACCTATGTTTTAAGTCCAGGAGATTCCATTTCATTTGATGCCTCTAAAACCCATACATATATAAATAATTCAAATGAAATGATTAAAATGACCATCTTAAATTATTATCCAATGAATCTTAAATACTATTTGCCATAA
- a CDS encoding phenylpyruvate tautomerase MIF-related protein has product MPYINSRLTVKLSYEQKKRIKDEMGKIISEIPGKSEEWLMVSFDDDKTIYFRGNKMEKAALVEVKICGTTERTYKNKVTDLICSFYQSEFDIPKDSIYVIFSEISDWGFNGNLF; this is encoded by the coding sequence ATGCCATACATAAATTCAAGATTAACAGTAAAACTTTCATATGAGCAAAAAAAGCGTATAAAGGATGAAATGGGAAAAATAATTTCAGAGATTCCTGGAAAATCCGAAGAATGGCTTATGGTAAGTTTTGATGATGATAAAACAATTTATTTTAGAGGAAATAAAATGGAAAAGGCTGCCCTTGTTGAAGTAAAAATATGTGGAACTACTGAAAGGACTTACAAAAATAAGGTTACTGATTTAATATGTTCTTTTTATCAATCAGAGTTCGATATACCAAAGGATAGTATATATGTAATCTTTAGTGAAATTAGCGATTGGGGATTCAATGGAAACTTATTCTAG
- a CDS encoding DUF2442 domain-containing protein, which translates to MSKIINVIPNDDYTLLIEFEDGSKILFNMKRLIKTMRYLSLTDIERFKNVRIKDKVISWDDFDNLKPQMLPLAITLDNILLMLRD; encoded by the coding sequence ATGAGTAAGATAATAAATGTTATACCAAACGATGATTATACACTTCTAATAGAATTTGAAGATGGCAGTAAAATTTTATTTAATATGAAAAGGCTAATAAAGACAATGCGTTACTTAAGTTTAACTGATATTGAGCGTTTCAAAAATGTAAGAATTAAGGACAAAGTAATTTCCTGGGATGATTTTGATAATTTAAAACCTCAAATGCTGCCGTTAGCTATTACACTTGACAATATTTTGCTTATGCTGAGAGACTAA
- a CDS encoding MFS transporter has product MKQEENMSNTQSMDNSKSKLNIRWAFVILLLIGAIVNYLDRANLSVANTTIAREFHLSSTQMGLLLSAFLWPYAIANLPSGWLVDKFGPKKMFSFASGFWSTATIICSFISSYPLFYLMRMILGVAESPFFTAGLKVNQRWFSDEERGLPVAIINTGSQISNAVAPPILTLLLVAFGWRSMFVIIGVLGILVLLVWQKLYRDPTSEETIAIKGSLEAAQEVRKSGKQASWGELFKHRNTWFMIIGNFGIMFTIWVYLTWLPSYLQKERGFSLTQSGFIASLPYICGIVGVLLGGTISDYLIKKGVQAITSRKFPIVGGALLAAISTAPLPFIKSTSVIIVLLCVGYFASQLPSGVIWTLAADVAPSDQVASLGAIQNFGGFLGAAIAPIATGIILDKTGTIGGVFLIGAGLLILGAISYGIFLKPVNMGGAN; this is encoded by the coding sequence ATGAAACAAGAAGAAAACATGTCTAATACACAATCTATGGATAATTCTAAAAGTAAATTAAACATTCGCTGGGCTTTTGTCATTTTACTACTAATTGGGGCAATTGTCAATTATTTAGATAGGGCAAATCTTAGTGTTGCCAATACGACTATTGCAAGGGAATTTCATTTATCATCAACTCAAATGGGGCTTTTGTTATCTGCATTTTTGTGGCCCTATGCAATTGCAAATTTGCCATCTGGATGGTTAGTAGATAAATTTGGACCCAAAAAGATGTTTTCATTTGCATCAGGATTTTGGTCTACGGCAACTATTATATGTTCTTTTATAAGTTCATATCCACTATTTTATTTAATGCGTATGATTTTGGGAGTAGCTGAGTCACCATTTTTTACAGCTGGCCTTAAAGTAAATCAGAGGTGGTTTTCAGATGAAGAAAGAGGATTACCGGTTGCAATTATAAATACAGGCTCACAAATTTCTAATGCAGTTGCTCCACCAATTTTAACACTTTTGCTAGTTGCTTTTGGATGGAGGAGTATGTTTGTTATAATAGGTGTACTTGGTATTTTGGTTTTATTAGTATGGCAAAAACTATATAGAGATCCTACATCTGAAGAAACAATTGCAATAAAAGGTTCCCTAGAAGCTGCCCAAGAAGTTAGAAAATCAGGCAAACAAGCTTCATGGGGAGAATTATTTAAACATAGAAACACATGGTTTATGATAATAGGAAACTTCGGAATAATGTTTACTATATGGGTATACTTAACATGGCTTCCATCTTACTTACAAAAGGAGCGTGGTTTTAGTTTAACTCAAAGCGGTTTTATAGCTTCTCTTCCATATATATGTGGTATTGTAGGGGTACTTTTAGGTGGAACTATATCAGATTACTTAATTAAAAAGGGTGTCCAGGCTATAACTTCACGTAAATTTCCTATAGTTGGAGGAGCCCTTCTTGCAGCAATATCTACAGCTCCACTTCCATTTATAAAGAGTACTAGTGTAATTATTGTACTTCTTTGTGTTGGATACTTTGCATCACAATTGCCTTCAGGAGTTATATGGACTCTTGCAGCTGATGTTGCACCAAGTGATCAAGTTGCATCACTAGGAGCAATCCAAAATTTTGGTGGATTTTTAGGAGCAGCAATAGCACCAATAGCAACAGGAATTATACTTGACAAAACAGGAACTATAGGCGGTGTATTCCTAATAGGGGCAGGACTCCTTATCCTTGGAGCTATTTCATATGGAATATTTTTAAAGCCGGTAAATATGGGAGGCGCAAATTAA
- the amrA gene encoding AmmeMemoRadiSam system protein A codes for MGKIHGFYTMPHPPIAVPEIGRGQEIKIKNTLDACYKVGEDIASIKPDTIIIITPHGPMFSDAIAVSYENSIHGDLGKFGVPEVSQSSNINLPLTEKIIEYSKEQNILIGKITTRSAQEYGMEYELDHGALVPLYFVNKKYPNYKLVHITYGMLSKMELYKFGMCIKKAVNEVNTKAVFIASGDLSHRLTKDGPYEYSPYGEKFDREITSLLEKGDVLKIFDMDKETVSEAGECGLRSYYIMLGAMDGCDIKGKILSYEGPFGVGYGVMSFSLKDNGRDTYSKLIEERQKIIAAKRKTEDPYVKLARESLTSYLVYHKYLENPDYVTDEMKNSKRGVFVSMKKEGQLRGCIGTIFPTTENIAEEIIKNSVSSGINDPRFMPVRKDELEDIDFSVDVLTKPEEASKGELDPERYGVIVQKGSRCGLLLPDLEGVDTVDKQLQIALEKGNISPNEDYTIEKFEVIRHK; via the coding sequence ATGGGAAAAATACATGGCTTTTATACAATGCCTCATCCTCCTATTGCAGTTCCTGAAATAGGACGCGGTCAGGAGATAAAAATAAAAAATACATTGGATGCCTGTTATAAAGTGGGTGAAGATATAGCATCTATAAAACCGGATACGATAATAATAATTACACCCCATGGACCAATGTTTAGTGATGCAATTGCAGTGTCTTATGAGAATAGTATCCATGGTGATTTAGGAAAATTTGGGGTTCCTGAGGTAAGTCAGAGTTCAAATATAAATCTGCCTTTAACAGAAAAGATAATAGAGTATTCAAAAGAACAAAATATTTTAATAGGAAAGATAACAACAAGGTCTGCCCAGGAATATGGGATGGAATATGAATTAGATCATGGTGCCTTAGTGCCATTGTACTTTGTAAATAAAAAGTATCCAAATTATAAGTTGGTTCATATAACTTATGGAATGCTTTCTAAAATGGAACTCTATAAATTTGGAATGTGTATTAAAAAAGCTGTAAATGAGGTCAATACCAAGGCAGTATTCATTGCCAGTGGAGATTTATCTCATAGACTTACAAAAGATGGACCTTATGAATACAGCCCTTATGGGGAAAAGTTTGATAGGGAAATAACTTCACTTCTTGAGAAGGGCGATGTTTTGAAAATATTTGATATGGATAAAGAAACTGTAAGTGAAGCAGGAGAATGTGGACTGAGATCTTACTATATAATGTTGGGAGCCATGGATGGATGCGACATTAAAGGTAAAATCCTATCTTATGAAGGTCCCTTTGGTGTTGGATATGGTGTAATGAGTTTTTCACTTAAAGATAATGGTAGAGACACTTATAGTAAATTAATAGAAGAAAGACAAAAAATAATTGCGGCAAAAAGAAAAACTGAAGATCCTTATGTAAAGCTTGCTCGTGAAAGTTTAACTTCTTATTTGGTTTATCATAAATATTTAGAAAATCCTGATTATGTAACTGACGAAATGAAAAATAGCAAAAGGGGAGTTTTTGTATCCATGAAGAAGGAAGGTCAGCTGAGGGGATGTATTGGGACTATTTTTCCAACAACAGAGAATATAGCTGAAGAAATTATCAAAAATTCCGTTTCATCAGGAATAAATGATCCTAGATTTATGCCAGTTAGAAAAGATGAGCTTGAAGATATAGATTTTTCCGTAGATGTGCTTACAAAGCCAGAAGAAGCTTCGAAAGGGGAACTTGACCCTGAAAGATATGGTGTAATAGTTCAAAAAGGTTCTAGATGCGGTCTTTTACTTCCAGACTTGGAAGGAGTGGATACTGTAGATAAACAGCTTCAAATTGCACTTGAAAAGGGAAACATATCTCCTAATGAAGACTATACTATTGAAAAGTTTGAGGTTATAAGGCATAAGTAA
- the amrS gene encoding AmmeMemoRadiSam system radical SAM enzyme, giving the protein MLHEGLFYEKQNDRVKCMLCPHNCIIGDKKQGRCSVRTNENGVLQATNYGEITSMAVDPVEKKPLYHFKPGRNILSVGSFGCNFSCSFCQNYTIAQYRPKSEYVSPEKLIEACLDIKDNIGIAFTYNEPSIWYEYVYETSKKLKENHPEFNVVLVTNGYIEVEPLQKLLPYVDAMNIDLKAFNPKYYKKVCGGDVESVLKIISESAKKTHVEVTTLLVNDLNDSASEVESIASYLGNLNRDIPLHLSRYFPTYKMDRPATDIDVMVESRKIAKKYLNYIYLGNVQGVDSSTYCPKCGELLVERTRYFTEVRMDSNKCPKCGFPINIVF; this is encoded by the coding sequence TTGTTACACGAAGGACTGTTTTATGAAAAACAGAATGATAGAGTAAAATGTATGTTATGTCCCCATAACTGCATTATAGGTGATAAAAAGCAGGGAAGATGTTCTGTTAGAACTAATGAAAATGGTGTGCTCCAAGCTACAAATTATGGTGAAATAACATCTATGGCAGTTGATCCAGTAGAAAAAAAACCTCTTTATCATTTTAAACCTGGTAGAAACATTCTGTCCGTAGGAAGTTTTGGATGTAATTTTTCCTGCAGCTTTTGTCAAAATTATACCATAGCCCAGTATAGACCTAAAAGTGAGTATGTGTCTCCTGAAAAATTAATAGAAGCATGCTTGGATATAAAAGATAATATAGGTATAGCTTTTACTTATAATGAGCCCAGTATATGGTATGAATATGTATATGAAACCTCGAAAAAGCTGAAAGAAAACCATCCGGAATTTAATGTAGTACTTGTTACAAATGGATATATTGAGGTAGAACCACTTCAAAAGCTTTTACCTTATGTAGATGCCATGAATATAGATTTAAAGGCATTTAATCCAAAATACTATAAAAAAGTATGTGGAGGAGATGTTGAATCCGTACTTAAAATTATAAGTGAATCAGCCAAGAAGACTCATGTAGAGGTAACCACGCTGCTTGTAAATGACCTAAATGATTCTGCTTCGGAAGTGGAAAGTATTGCTTCCTATCTTGGAAATTTAAATAGAGACATTCCGCTTCATCTGTCAAGATATTTTCCAACTTATAAGATGGATAGACCAGCTACAGATATAGATGTAATGGTAGAATCAAGAAAAATTGCAAAAAAATATTTAAATTACATCTACCTTGGAAATGTTCAAGGAGTTGACAGTTCTACATACTGTCCTAAGTGTGGCGAGCTTTTAGTAGAGAGAACCAGGTATTTCACTGAGGTTCGTATGGATAGCAATAAATGTCCTAAGTGTGGATTTCCTATAAATATAGTATTTTAA
- a CDS encoding bifunctional 2-keto-4-hydroxyglutarate aldolase/2-keto-3-deoxy-6-phosphogluconate aldolase, protein MWKKLENLKKIEETGILLMIRLDSEDEAMKVAEAAIKGGILALEITMSVPNALGIVKKLSEKYKEKGLVIGVGTVLDPETARAAILAGANMLVSPNLNPEMIKMGKRYQTVIISGAFTPTEIVNTLEEGADIVKLFPTEFIGPAYVKTVKGPLDQAAIMPSGGVTLENAGEWLQAGATCLGVGSGITKAAQKDGDYTKVTKAAELFLKVVKESR, encoded by the coding sequence ATGTGGAAAAAACTAGAAAACCTAAAAAAGATTGAAGAAACTGGAATTCTTCTGATGATTCGTTTAGATAGTGAAGATGAAGCTATGAAGGTAGCTGAAGCAGCTATAAAGGGTGGAATTTTGGCACTAGAAATTACTATGAGTGTACCAAATGCACTTGGAATTGTTAAAAAGCTATCTGAAAAATATAAAGAAAAAGGACTTGTTATTGGAGTAGGAACTGTTCTTGATCCAGAAACCGCACGAGCAGCTATCCTTGCAGGTGCAAATATGCTTGTAAGCCCTAATTTAAATCCTGAAATGATTAAGATGGGAAAACGCTATCAAACAGTTATTATTAGTGGTGCATTTACACCAACAGAAATTGTAAATACCCTAGAAGAAGGTGCAGATATTGTAAAATTATTTCCAACTGAGTTCATTGGCCCAGCTTATGTCAAAACAGTTAAAGGTCCATTAGATCAAGCAGCTATTATGCCAAGCGGCGGAGTAACCCTAGAAAATGCCGGAGAATGGCTTCAAGCAGGGGCAACATGCCTTGGAGTTGGCAGTGGTATAACTAAAGCAGCTCAAAAAGATGGCGATTACACAAAAGTAACTAAAGCAGCTGAACTATTTTTAAAAGTAGTTAAAGAAAGCCGCTAA
- a CDS encoding helix-turn-helix domain-containing protein — MDKLQIGEIIFKLRKEKGITQDQLGGFIGVSTAAVSKWESGNSYPDITLLPVLASYFNVSIDKLLNYKIELSEKEVMEIFKKCEVLFSSDKVDEGIDKSMEYISKYKSSYYLKYMIGGLFNMYSWKKGEEKIENIMLKNSVELLENVVENCNDTKLVEQALFQLGGIYSSIGENDKGIEALNKIHKNQFNVDFMLANIYLSKNEMKEARKILQSQLWKNIFGISFTCLALAKSYIKDKNSDVIDKYCNLAVSVKKLFSPECDKVIGMHVEYMNFAQIYLRLDENKKAIEMLYKWIQCIKNNDINAPKDFSSTWCFNELSEGERAFTLDLYENMMKVLEDPVFDPIRKSNDFKAILKDLKEIRKLR, encoded by the coding sequence ATGGATAAGTTGCAGATAGGTGAAATAATATTTAAACTTAGAAAAGAGAAAGGAATTACACAGGATCAATTAGGAGGATTTATTGGAGTGTCTACAGCAGCAGTGTCAAAGTGGGAAAGTGGTAATTCCTATCCAGATATAACTCTTCTTCCTGTACTTGCATCATATTTTAATGTTTCTATAGATAAACTTTTGAATTATAAAATTGAACTCTCTGAAAAAGAAGTTATGGAGATATTTAAAAAATGTGAAGTATTGTTTAGTAGTGATAAAGTTGATGAAGGAATTGATAAATCCATGGAATACATATCAAAATATAAATCAAGTTATTATTTGAAATATATGATTGGAGGCCTGTTTAACATGTATTCATGGAAAAAGGGAGAAGAAAAGATAGAAAATATAATGCTTAAAAATTCTGTTGAATTGCTTGAAAATGTAGTGGAAAATTGTAATGATACAAAATTAGTTGAACAAGCACTATTTCAGCTTGGTGGTATTTATTCTTCCATTGGAGAAAATGATAAGGGAATAGAAGCTTTAAATAAAATTCATAAAAATCAATTTAATGTTGATTTTATGCTTGCAAATATATATTTAAGTAAAAATGAGATGAAAGAAGCGAGAAAGATACTTCAAAGTCAGCTGTGGAAAAATATATTTGGAATTAGTTTTACCTGTTTAGCATTGGCTAAATCTTATATTAAAGATAAAAACTCAGATGTTATAGATAAATATTGCAATTTGGCTGTAAGTGTTAAAAAGTTATTTTCTCCAGAATGTGATAAAGTTATTGGTATGCATGTAGAATATATGAATTTTGCACAAATTTATCTTAGGCTTGACGAAAATAAAAAGGCAATAGAAATGTTGTATAAGTGGATACAATGCATTAAAAATAATGATATAAATGCACCTAAAGATTTTTCATCTACCTGGTGTTTCAATGAACTTTCAGAAGGAGAACGTGCCTTTACTTTGGATTTGTATGAAAATATGATGAAGGTGTTAGAAGATCCAGTATTTGATCCTATTAGGAAAAGTAATGATTTTAAGGCTATTTTAAAAGATTTGAAGGAAATTAGAAAACTCAGATAG
- a CDS encoding AzlD domain-containing protein, whose amino-acid sequence MYIWYIIIGGCIVTIIPRILPVMLISRININDRTAEFLKYIPISILTALVVSSLFILNNKFSIDIATVLASIITAVVAVKKNNLLLTVIVGVISIAVLRMIF is encoded by the coding sequence ATGTATATCTGGTACATAATTATAGGCGGCTGTATAGTAACAATAATTCCTAGGATACTTCCTGTAATGTTGATTTCAAGAATTAATATAAATGATAGAACAGCGGAATTTTTAAAATATATTCCCATTTCTATTTTGACAGCCCTTGTAGTGTCATCACTGTTTATTTTAAATAATAAATTTTCTATAGATATAGCTACTGTACTTGCATCAATTATAACTGCAGTAGTAGCTGTTAAAAAGAATAATTTGCTTTTAACTGTAATAGTAGGGGTAATATCCATAGCAGTGTTAAGAATGATATTTTGA
- the def gene encoding peptide deformylase: protein MALRNIRTLGDEILRKKCRAVEKVDDRILTLLKDMADTLHNTENGAAIAAPQVGVLRRAVVIDMGEGIICLVNPEIIEEEGSQEVIEGCLSIPNKWGKLIRPAKVKVKALNEKGEEFTITGEGDLAKCLCHEIEHLDGILFIDKVTEFIE, encoded by the coding sequence ATGGCATTAAGAAATATACGTACTTTAGGTGATGAAATATTGAGGAAGAAGTGCCGGGCTGTAGAAAAAGTTGACGATAGAATTTTAACTTTACTTAAGGATATGGCAGATACGCTGCATAACACAGAAAATGGCGCGGCAATAGCAGCACCACAAGTTGGTGTCTTAAGAAGAGCAGTTGTTATAGACATGGGTGAAGGTATAATATGCCTAGTAAATCCAGAAATAATTGAAGAAGAAGGAAGCCAGGAAGTTATAGAAGGATGTTTAAGTATTCCTAATAAGTGGGGAAAGTTAATTAGACCTGCGAAGGTAAAAGTAAAAGCATTAAATGAAAAAGGTGAGGAATTTACAATAACAGGAGAAGGAGATTTAGCTAAGTGTTTATGTCATGAAATAGAACATTTAGATGGAATACTCTTTATAGATAAAGTAACAGAATTTATAGAATAA
- a CDS encoding AzlC family ABC transporter permease — protein sequence MAEQDTTYSNKNSFISGAIDCIPTLFGYLSIGFACGVVSKSCGMTILETVAMSTFIYAGSSQFAAAGMILSSASVPGVVLTVFLVNLRHLLMSASIVPYFSKNSLFKNFTVGALLTDETFALASSKANSEDKIDYKWMMGINLTAYINWIFATFIGACFSSLIYDYKKFGLDFALPAMFIGLLISSVKENSNLRRSCVIIISSAVILIISIKFLSANTGIMIAAILGVIIGGE from the coding sequence ATGGCTGAACAAGATACAACTTACTCAAACAAAAATTCTTTTATAAGTGGGGCAATAGATTGTATTCCAACTTTGTTTGGATATTTAAGCATAGGATTTGCCTGTGGGGTAGTGAGTAAATCCTGTGGGATGACTATCTTAGAAACAGTGGCGATGAGTACTTTCATATATGCAGGTTCGTCTCAATTTGCTGCTGCAGGAATGATACTGTCATCAGCATCAGTTCCAGGTGTAGTCTTGACTGTGTTTTTAGTAAATTTAAGACATCTTTTGATGAGTGCATCTATAGTACCTTATTTTAGTAAAAATTCACTTTTTAAAAATTTTACAGTAGGGGCACTTTTAACAGATGAAACTTTTGCACTTGCTTCATCAAAGGCAAATAGTGAAGACAAAATAGACTACAAGTGGATGATGGGAATAAACCTGACAGCCTATATAAATTGGATCTTTGCAACTTTTATCGGGGCATGCTTTAGCAGCTTGATATATGACTATAAAAAGTTTGGACTTGATTTTGCACTTCCAGCTATGTTCATAGGTTTATTGATTTCAAGTGTGAAGGAAAATTCTAATTTAAGAAGATCCTGTGTAATTATAATTTCCTCTGCTGTAATATTGATTATTTCTATTAAATTTTTATCTGCAAATACGGGAATTATGATTGCAGCCATACTTGGAGTAATTATAGGGGGGGAATAA
- a CDS encoding AAA family ATPase gives MTPRAVFLVGPAGSGKSTVGKLIASHFQFAYLDKDVVCNKFTGKLLETQGISPDARDGCEFYQKRIMPMEYETLLQIAADNIKSGISVVLDAPFVGYFTDENYINKLKEKYSLENYVPLVLRVSVSAKVLLKRIRERNFKRDEWKLKNWDIFIDSLKSKQCLWKNVKIKEFDNSNEEIDTNNLFKIIEENC, from the coding sequence ATGACTCCGAGAGCTGTATTTTTAGTTGGACCTGCTGGTTCTGGAAAATCAACAGTTGGAAAACTTATTGCATCACATTTTCAATTTGCATATTTAGATAAAGATGTAGTGTGTAATAAATTTACGGGTAAATTGCTAGAAACTCAAGGAATTTCTCCTGATGCTCGTGATGGTTGTGAATTTTATCAAAAGCGGATTATGCCGATGGAATACGAGACTTTGCTTCAAATAGCCGCAGACAATATAAAAAGTGGTATATCAGTAGTATTGGATGCGCCATTTGTAGGATATTTTACAGATGAAAACTATATAAATAAGTTAAAAGAAAAATATAGCCTTGAAAACTATGTTCCCTTGGTTTTAAGAGTATCAGTATCAGCTAAAGTATTACTTAAGAGAATTAGAGAGCGTAATTTTAAAAGGGATGAGTGGAAACTTAAAAACTGGGATATTTTTATAGATAGTTTAAAATCCAAACAGTGTCTATGGAAAAATGTTAAGATAAAGGAATTTGATAATAGTAACGAAGAGATTGACACAAATAATTTATTTAAAATAATAGAAGAAAACTGTTAA